Proteins co-encoded in one Streptomyces roseochromogenus subsp. oscitans DS 12.976 genomic window:
- a CDS encoding TraR/DksA family transcriptional regulator yields the protein MKEPAAGKTTAKTAAAGKTTGKTAGKKAAAKETAARKTAVKEMAAEKAAAKKNEVRKAEAKKTAARKAEAEETAAKATKKTAATKSGTKETVAEKAAVKEMAGERAAADKTGGRKAGARKAASEEAPGKGTAAKKTTAKTAVAEKAPATEAVGKQAVGNKTVGKKAAGKKAAVKGVAEAEETAVRKPAAKKAGGRKAAAEGVSTETADASTAKKAGAARAAKQTGATTVVAKKTPGTATAESAVPKARVAAAEPGELAVRPGEDPWTSEEVAEARAGLLSEVERLRAEISNSEASLVGLMRDSGDGAGDDQADTGTKNIAREHEMALAANARDMLVQNEHALERLDAGTYGLCENCGNPIGKARMQAFPRATLCVECKQKQERRS from the coding sequence GTGAAGGAGCCCGCCGCCGGGAAGACGACCGCGAAGACGGCCGCCGCCGGAAAGACGACCGGAAAGACGGCCGGGAAGAAGGCCGCGGCGAAGGAGACGGCCGCAAGGAAGACGGCTGTCAAGGAGATGGCTGCCGAGAAGGCCGCGGCGAAGAAGAACGAGGTCAGGAAGGCCGAGGCCAAAAAGACTGCGGCCAGGAAGGCCGAGGCCGAGGAGACGGCCGCCAAGGCCACCAAGAAGACCGCCGCCACGAAGTCCGGGACGAAGGAGACGGTGGCCGAGAAGGCGGCGGTGAAGGAAATGGCCGGAGAGAGGGCGGCCGCCGACAAGACCGGTGGCAGGAAGGCCGGCGCCAGGAAGGCGGCTTCCGAGGAGGCACCGGGCAAGGGGACCGCGGCCAAGAAGACCACAGCAAAGACGGCCGTTGCCGAGAAGGCGCCGGCCACGGAGGCCGTCGGCAAGCAGGCCGTCGGCAACAAGACCGTTGGCAAGAAGGCCGCCGGGAAGAAGGCGGCGGTGAAAGGGGTGGCGGAGGCGGAGGAGACGGCCGTCAGGAAGCCGGCGGCGAAGAAGGCCGGCGGCAGGAAGGCGGCCGCCGAGGGCGTCTCCACGGAGACGGCCGATGCGAGCACGGCCAAGAAAGCGGGCGCGGCGCGGGCCGCGAAGCAGACGGGAGCCACGACAGTGGTTGCGAAGAAGACTCCTGGCACGGCCACGGCGGAGAGCGCCGTTCCCAAGGCGCGGGTCGCCGCCGCGGAACCCGGCGAGCTGGCGGTGCGCCCCGGCGAGGACCCCTGGACCTCGGAAGAGGTCGCCGAGGCCCGCGCCGGACTGCTGTCCGAGGTGGAGCGGCTGCGCGCCGAGATCAGCAACTCCGAGGCTTCCCTGGTGGGCCTGATGCGGGACTCCGGGGACGGCGCGGGAGACGACCAGGCCGACACCGGAACCAAGAACATCGCGCGTGAGCACGAGATGGCGCTGGCCGCCAACGCGCGCGACATGCTGGTCCAGAACGAGCACGCCCTGGAGCGGCTGGACGCGGGCACCTACGGCCTCTGCGAGAACTGCGGCAACCCCATCGGCAAGGCCCGGATGCAGGCCTTCCCCAGGGCCACGCTGTGCGTCGAGTGCAAGCAGAAGCAGGAACGCCGCTCCTGA
- a CDS encoding alkaline phosphatase D family protein, producing the protein MTSRQRSLPAPEGLNSLSPRRRTVVKAAAATAVLAAPLAATLPARAAGQAPAFLHGVASGDPLPDGILLWTRVTPAPEAVPGSGLGPDTEVSWIVARDKAFTSIVAKGTVKATAASDHTVKADVRGLQPATDYWFRFSAGGTDSPAARTRTAPAADASVSGLRFGVVTCANWEAGYFAAYRHLASRNDLDAWLHLGDYIYEYKSGEYAARGTVVRPHAPANEIITLADYRTRHGKYKTDPDLQALHLKAPVVAIWDDHEFADNAWSGGAVNHTEGAEGTWTARKAAAKQAYFEWMPVRPAIEGTTYRRLRFGKLADLSLLDLRSFRSQQASAGSGSVDDPNRTMTGRAQLDWLKAGLKASDTKWRLVGNSVMIAPFVIGSLTADLLKPLAKLLDLPQGGIGVNTDQWDGYTHDRRELLDHLRSNAIGNTVFLTGDIHMSWANDVPVDAGTYPLSPSAATEFVITSVTSDNLDDIVKVPEGTVSAVAAPLIEAANRHVHWVDTDRHGYGVLDITADRAQMDYYVLSDRTDANATAKWERSYRTRSGTQKVERTYDPV; encoded by the coding sequence GTGACCAGTCGTCAAAGATCACTTCCGGCCCCCGAAGGCCTCAACTCCCTCTCGCCCCGCCGCCGTACGGTCGTCAAGGCCGCGGCGGCGACCGCTGTGCTGGCCGCCCCGCTCGCCGCCACCCTTCCGGCGCGCGCCGCCGGCCAGGCCCCCGCCTTTCTGCACGGTGTCGCCTCCGGTGACCCGCTGCCCGACGGCATTCTGCTGTGGACCCGGGTGACCCCGGCCCCGGAGGCCGTACCCGGCTCCGGGCTCGGCCCGGACACCGAGGTGAGCTGGATCGTCGCCAGGGACAAGGCGTTCACCAGCATCGTCGCCAAGGGCACCGTCAAGGCGACCGCCGCATCCGACCACACCGTGAAGGCCGACGTCCGCGGGCTGCAGCCGGCGACCGACTACTGGTTCCGGTTCTCGGCCGGCGGCACCGACTCCCCGGCGGCCCGCACCCGTACCGCCCCGGCGGCGGACGCGTCCGTTTCCGGCCTGCGCTTCGGCGTCGTCACCTGCGCCAACTGGGAGGCCGGCTACTTCGCCGCCTACCGTCATCTCGCGAGCCGCAACGACCTGGACGCGTGGCTGCACCTCGGCGACTACATCTACGAGTACAAGTCCGGCGAGTACGCGGCCCGCGGCACGGTCGTGCGCCCGCACGCGCCCGCCAACGAGATCATCACGCTTGCCGACTACCGGACCCGGCACGGCAAGTACAAGACCGACCCCGACCTCCAGGCCCTGCACCTGAAGGCGCCGGTCGTAGCGATCTGGGACGACCACGAGTTCGCCGACAACGCCTGGTCGGGCGGCGCCGTCAACCACACCGAAGGCGCCGAGGGCACCTGGACCGCCCGCAAGGCGGCCGCCAAGCAGGCCTACTTCGAGTGGATGCCGGTCCGGCCCGCCATCGAGGGCACCACCTACCGGCGGCTGCGCTTCGGCAAGCTCGCCGATCTGTCCCTGCTGGACCTGCGCTCCTTCCGCTCCCAGCAGGCGTCCGCCGGCAGCGGCTCGGTGGACGACCCGAACCGGACGATGACCGGCCGCGCCCAGCTCGACTGGCTGAAGGCGGGTCTGAAGGCCTCCGACACCAAGTGGCGGCTGGTCGGCAACTCGGTGATGATCGCGCCGTTCGTCATCGGCTCCCTCACCGCCGATCTGCTCAAGCCGCTCGCCAAGCTGCTCGATCTGCCGCAGGGCGGCATCGGCGTCAACACCGACCAGTGGGACGGCTACACCCACGACCGCCGTGAACTCCTCGACCATCTGCGGTCGAACGCCATCGGCAACACTGTCTTCCTGACCGGCGACATCCACATGTCCTGGGCGAACGACGTGCCGGTGGACGCGGGCACCTACCCGCTGTCGCCGTCGGCGGCCACCGAGTTCGTGATCACCTCGGTGACCTCCGACAACCTCGACGACATCGTCAAGGTCCCCGAGGGCACGGTCTCCGCGGTCGCCGCGCCGCTCATCGAGGCCGCCAACCGGCACGTCCACTGGGTGGACACCGACCGGCACGGCTACGGCGTGCTGGACATCACCGCCGACCGCGCCCAGATGGACTACTACGTCCTGTCCGACCGCACCGACGCGAACGCCACCGCCAAGTGGGAGCGCTCGTACCGCACCCGCAGCGGCACGCAGAAGGTCGAGCGGACCTACGACCCGGTCTAG
- a CDS encoding GNAT family N-acetyltransferase, which produces MSVPYSVRIAEGPADREACFAVRKEVFVQEQGVAEDLEYDAYDAVAVHVLAVREDGAPLGTGRLLHGAVAAEKTGGDASVGSLGRLAVSREARGLGVGVALVRAIEDAARARGLTAVDLHAQTHALGFYERLGYAPYGPEFPDAGIPHRAMRRVL; this is translated from the coding sequence GTGAGCGTGCCGTACAGCGTCCGGATCGCCGAGGGCCCCGCCGACCGCGAGGCCTGCTTCGCGGTCCGCAAGGAGGTCTTCGTCCAGGAGCAGGGCGTCGCCGAGGACCTCGAGTACGACGCCTACGACGCGGTCGCCGTGCATGTCCTGGCGGTCCGCGAGGACGGAGCGCCGCTCGGCACCGGGCGGCTGCTGCACGGTGCGGTCGCGGCGGAGAAGACCGGTGGGGACGCGTCGGTGGGCTCCCTGGGCCGGCTCGCCGTCTCCCGCGAGGCCCGCGGGCTGGGCGTCGGCGTGGCTCTGGTCCGAGCCATCGAGGACGCGGCACGTGCGCGTGGTCTCACCGCAGTGGACCTGCACGCCCAGACCCACGCCCTGGGCTTCTACGAGCGCCTCGGCTACGCGCCGTACGGTCCGGAGTTCCCGGACGCCGGCATCCCGCACCGCGCGATGCGCCGCGTCCTGTAG
- a CDS encoding RluA family pseudouridine synthase, protein MSTIPEIRTLPVPDGLEGERVDAAISRMFGFSRTKAAELAAAGKVQVDGTVVGKSERVSGGAWLEVEMPQAPAPVQVVAEPVEGMEIVHDDEDVVVIVKPVGVAAHPSPGWSGPTVIGGLAAAGYRISTSGAAERQGIVHRLDVGTSGLMVVAKSERAYTSLKRQFKERTVDKRYHTLVQGHPDPTSGTIDAPIGRHPNHDYKWAVTADGKPSVTHYDLIEAFRAASLLDVKLETGRTHQIRVHMSAHRHPCVGDLTYGADPTLAKRLRLTRQWLHAVRLGFEHPGDGQWVEFVSEYPEDLQQALDQVREETYA, encoded by the coding sequence GTGAGCACGATTCCCGAGATCCGTACCCTGCCCGTGCCCGACGGCCTGGAGGGCGAGCGCGTCGACGCCGCCATCTCCCGCATGTTCGGCTTCTCCCGCACGAAGGCGGCCGAGCTGGCCGCGGCCGGCAAGGTGCAGGTCGACGGCACGGTGGTCGGCAAGTCCGAGCGCGTGAGCGGCGGCGCCTGGCTCGAGGTCGAGATGCCGCAGGCGCCCGCGCCCGTGCAGGTGGTCGCCGAGCCGGTCGAGGGCATGGAGATCGTGCACGACGACGAGGACGTGGTCGTGATCGTCAAGCCGGTCGGCGTGGCCGCTCACCCGTCGCCGGGCTGGAGCGGCCCCACCGTCATCGGCGGCCTCGCCGCCGCCGGGTACCGGATCTCCACCTCCGGCGCCGCCGAGCGCCAGGGCATCGTGCACCGCCTGGACGTCGGCACCTCGGGCCTCATGGTCGTCGCGAAGTCGGAGCGGGCGTACACGTCGCTCAAGCGCCAGTTCAAGGAGCGCACGGTCGACAAGCGCTACCACACCCTCGTCCAGGGCCACCCGGATCCGACGAGCGGCACGATCGACGCACCGATCGGCCGCCACCCGAACCACGACTACAAGTGGGCGGTCACGGCCGACGGCAAGCCCTCCGTGACGCACTACGACCTCATCGAGGCGTTCCGCGCCGCCTCCCTGCTGGACGTGAAGCTGGAGACCGGCCGCACCCACCAGATCCGGGTGCACATGTCCGCCCACCGCCACCCCTGCGTCGGCGACCTCACCTACGGCGCCGACCCCACCCTCGCCAAGCGGCTGCGGCTGACCCGCCAGTGGCTGCACGCGGTGCGCCTCGGTTTCGAGCACCCCGGGGACGGCCAGTGGGTGGAGTTCGTGAGCGAGTACCCGGAGGACCTGCAGCAGGCCCTTGACCAGGTCCGCGAGGAGACGTACGCGTGA
- the lspA gene encoding signal peptidase II has protein sequence MAEAERIIGTPDTPNDSGEQPAAGASAGSGASAAPGVSGAGERQAPADVRGPRGRRIALLFAVAAFAYALDLISKTIVVAKLEGHAPIKVIGDWLELNAIRNPGAAFGFGAAFTIIFTLIAAAVIVVIMRLARKLYSYPWAIALGLLLGGALGNLTDRIFRSPGVFEGKVVDFIAPKGFAVFNLADSAIVCGGILIVLLSFRGLDPDGTVHKD, from the coding sequence GTGGCAGAGGCGGAGCGCATCATCGGTACGCCGGACACCCCGAACGACAGCGGCGAGCAGCCGGCGGCAGGCGCGTCCGCCGGTTCCGGTGCGTCCGCCGCGCCCGGTGTGTCCGGAGCGGGCGAGCGACAGGCCCCGGCGGACGTGCGGGGCCCCCGCGGGCGCCGGATCGCTCTGCTGTTCGCGGTGGCCGCGTTCGCGTACGCCCTCGACCTGATCAGCAAGACGATCGTGGTCGCCAAGCTGGAGGGCCATGCGCCGATCAAGGTCATCGGGGACTGGCTGGAGCTGAACGCCATCCGCAACCCGGGCGCGGCCTTCGGCTTCGGCGCGGCCTTCACGATCATCTTCACCCTGATCGCCGCGGCCGTGATCGTGGTGATCATGCGCCTGGCCCGCAAGCTCTACAGCTACCCGTGGGCCATCGCGCTCGGCCTGCTGCTCGGCGGCGCCCTCGGCAACCTCACCGACCGGATCTTCCGCTCACCGGGCGTCTTCGAGGGCAAGGTCGTGGACTTCATCGCGCCCAAGGGCTTCGCTGTGTTCAACCTCGCGGACTCGGCGATCGTGTGCGGCGGCATCCTGATCGTGCTGCTCTCCTTCCGGGGCCTTGACCCGGACGGCACGGTCCACAAGGACTGA
- a CDS encoding DUF2252 domain-containing protein, protein MSVPQLSDEQRGEELLAVFDTAFGRLLAADPAAFRVKFRKMAASAFAFYRGTACLFYHDLDAEKRGGPFLDDRTSRVWIHGDLHAENFGTYMDSNGRLVFNVNDFDEAYVGPFTWDLKRFSASIALIGYAKALGDEQITELVSVYAAAYRERIHALATGAKSDEVPPFTLDTAEGPLLGALRAARSLTRFELLESMTEIRDFERRFAPGGGSIELDAATRYKVLAAFDGYLETLPDSSLARPDSYRVKDVVGRRGIGIGSAGLPSYNILLEGHSDALENDVVIYVKQAQTPAVSRHITDPAIDSYFQHEGHRTVISQRALQAHADPWLGWTELDGAGQLVAEVSPYAVDLDWSDIDDPEEIAQVVADLGRATATMHAAADDTSGESLVPFSTERAIDAALAADEEGFAPLLVDFAHSYGARARADHQIFVDLFRNGRIPGL, encoded by the coding sequence ATGTCGGTCCCCCAGCTCAGCGACGAGCAGCGCGGCGAGGAGCTCCTCGCCGTCTTCGACACCGCCTTCGGCCGGCTCCTGGCCGCCGACCCGGCCGCGTTCCGGGTGAAGTTCCGGAAGATGGCGGCCTCGGCCTTCGCGTTCTACCGGGGCACGGCGTGCCTCTTCTACCACGACCTGGACGCCGAGAAGCGCGGTGGTCCATTCCTGGACGACCGCACCTCGCGCGTGTGGATCCACGGCGATCTGCACGCGGAGAACTTCGGCACGTACATGGACTCCAACGGCCGTCTGGTCTTCAACGTCAACGACTTCGACGAGGCGTACGTCGGCCCGTTCACCTGGGACCTGAAGCGCTTCTCGGCGTCGATCGCGCTGATCGGGTACGCGAAGGCGCTCGGCGACGAGCAGATCACCGAGCTGGTCTCGGTCTACGCGGCCGCCTACCGCGAGCGCATCCACGCCCTGGCCACGGGCGCCAAGAGCGATGAGGTGCCGCCCTTCACCCTGGACACCGCCGAGGGCCCGCTGCTGGGCGCCCTGCGGGCCGCCCGTTCGCTGACCCGCTTCGAGCTGCTGGAGTCGATGACCGAGATCCGCGACTTCGAGCGCCGCTTCGCCCCGGGCGGCGGCTCCATCGAGCTGGACGCGGCCACCCGCTACAAGGTCCTCGCGGCCTTCGACGGCTATCTGGAGACGCTGCCGGACTCCTCCCTGGCCCGCCCGGACTCCTACCGCGTGAAGGACGTCGTCGGCCGCCGGGGCATCGGCATCGGCTCGGCCGGCCTGCCGTCGTACAACATCCTCCTGGAGGGCCACAGCGACGCCCTGGAGAACGACGTCGTGATCTACGTCAAGCAGGCCCAGACCCCGGCCGTCTCCCGGCACATCACGGATCCGGCCATCGACAGCTACTTCCAGCACGAGGGTCACCGCACGGTGATCTCCCAGCGCGCCCTGCAGGCGCACGCCGACCCGTGGCTGGGCTGGACCGAGCTGGACGGCGCGGGCCAGCTGGTGGCCGAGGTCTCGCCGTACGCCGTCGACCTGGACTGGAGCGACATCGACGACCCGGAGGAGATCGCGCAGGTCGTCGCCGACCTGGGCCGGGCCACGGCGACGATGCACGCGGCCGCCGATGACACCTCCGGCGAGTCCCTGGTGCCGTTCTCCACCGAGCGGGCCATCGACGCGGCGCTCGCGGCCGACGAGGAGGGCTTCGCGCCCCTCCTGGTGGACTTCGCGCACAGCTACGGCGCACGCGCGCGTGCCGACCACCAGATCTTCGTCGACCTGTTCCGCAATGGCCGGATCCCGGGGCTGTGA
- a CDS encoding thioredoxin domain-containing protein → MSKRNSQSAKTAARERLRQERERQAKRDKARRQVIVAASVVAVLAAAGGIGYAVVQANKPTGWEAVKDQKLVKPANTTGADGTTVVIGKSTAKKTLSMYEDPRCPVCSMFEQSVGSTVRQDIEDGKFKFQFVGATFIDDNIPGTGSKNALSALGAALNVSPEAFLEYKSALYSAKYHPGEQDDKFKDDSYLIKVADTVSALKGNTTFQNDVKNGTFDKWALLMNDKFDADGKKYSFSGTPTLMMDGKKLTVDSKGNPPMSVADFNRVVDAELKR, encoded by the coding sequence ATGAGCAAGCGGAACAGCCAGTCGGCGAAGACGGCGGCCCGGGAGCGGCTGCGCCAGGAGCGCGAGCGGCAGGCCAAGCGTGACAAGGCCAGGCGGCAGGTCATAGTGGCCGCCTCGGTCGTGGCCGTACTGGCCGCGGCCGGCGGTATCGGCTATGCCGTCGTCCAGGCGAACAAGCCCACCGGGTGGGAGGCCGTGAAGGACCAGAAGCTGGTCAAGCCGGCCAACACCACCGGTGCGGACGGTACGACCGTCGTCATCGGCAAGAGCACGGCCAAGAAGACCCTCTCGATGTACGAGGACCCGCGCTGCCCGGTCTGCTCCATGTTCGAGCAGAGCGTGGGCTCGACGGTGCGCCAGGACATCGAGGACGGCAAGTTCAAGTTCCAGTTCGTCGGGGCCACCTTCATCGACGACAACATCCCGGGCACGGGCTCGAAGAACGCGCTGAGCGCCCTGGGCGCCGCGCTGAACGTCAGCCCGGAGGCGTTCCTCGAGTACAAGTCGGCGCTCTACTCGGCGAAGTACCACCCGGGCGAGCAGGACGACAAGTTCAAGGACGACTCGTACCTGATCAAGGTGGCCGACACGGTCAGCGCTCTCAAGGGCAACACGACGTTCCAGAACGACGTCAAGAACGGCACGTTCGACAAGTGGGCGCTTCTCATGAACGACAAGTTCGACGCGGACGGCAAGAAGTACAGCTTCTCCGGAACCCCGACGCTGATGATGGACGGCAAGAAGCTCACCGTCGACAGCAAGGGCAACCCGCCCATGTCGGTAGCCGACTTCAACCGTGTCGTGGACGCGGAGCTCAAGCGCTGA
- a CDS encoding dienelactone hydrolase family protein, protein MNIMLFHSTYGLRPAVRAAADRLRAAGHEVWTPDLFEGRTFDTVEEGMEFKEQIGKEELLKRAVLAAAAYSDRGLVYAGFSLGASIAQTLALGDAKARGLLLLHGTSDIAPNTQVDELPVQLHVAEPDPFETDDWLTAWYLQMGRAGADVEVYRYAGAGHLYTDPELPDYDAEAAEATWRVALGFLDGLENA, encoded by the coding sequence ATGAACATCATGCTTTTTCACTCGACCTACGGCCTGCGGCCCGCGGTGCGCGCGGCCGCGGACCGGCTGCGCGCGGCCGGCCACGAGGTGTGGACGCCGGACCTCTTCGAGGGGCGCACGTTCGACACCGTCGAGGAGGGCATGGAATTCAAGGAGCAGATCGGCAAGGAGGAGCTGCTCAAGCGGGCTGTGCTGGCGGCGGCTGCGTACTCGGACCGTGGGCTGGTGTACGCCGGGTTCTCGCTCGGCGCCTCCATCGCCCAGACCCTCGCCCTCGGCGACGCCAAGGCGCGCGGACTGCTGCTTCTGCACGGCACGTCGGACATCGCGCCGAACACGCAGGTGGACGAGTTGCCGGTGCAGCTGCATGTGGCCGAGCCGGACCCGTTCGAGACGGACGACTGGCTGACCGCCTGGTATCTGCAGATGGGCCGGGCGGGCGCCGATGTGGAGGTCTACCGGTACGCCGGCGCCGGGCACCTGTACACCGACCCCGAGCTGCCGGACTATGACGCCGAGGCCGCCGAGGCCACCTGGCGGGTGGCGCTCGGCTTCCTGGACGGCCTGGAGAACGCGTAG
- a CDS encoding SDR family NAD(P)-dependent oxidoreductase produces the protein MTRNIVISGGGTGIGLATARAFAADGDRVLLLGRRAEVLDKAGVPGALTHAADLSEPEQVRGVARFVAAELGTVDVLVHGAGGAGYLEPSSESEDPLDRVAHNWTVNFRQNVLTAALLTEALKDRLAEPGGRVLFLSSIAAYRGSGTGAYAAAKAGLHPYAHDLARELGPRGITVNVVAPGYIEDTEFFGDTMDEARRARLIADTVTGRAGIPGDVAATLHWLASPGAGHVTSQVIQVNGGAERGN, from the coding sequence ATGACTCGCAACATCGTGATCAGTGGTGGCGGTACGGGGATCGGACTGGCGACGGCACGGGCGTTCGCGGCGGACGGGGACCGGGTGCTGTTACTCGGGCGGCGCGCCGAGGTGCTGGACAAGGCCGGGGTGCCGGGGGCGCTGACCCACGCGGCGGACCTCTCCGAGCCCGAGCAGGTGCGCGGGGTGGCCCGGTTCGTCGCCGCGGAGCTGGGCACCGTCGACGTCCTGGTGCACGGTGCCGGCGGCGCCGGGTATCTGGAGCCCTCATCCGAGAGCGAAGACCCGCTGGACCGGGTGGCCCACAACTGGACCGTCAACTTCCGGCAGAACGTCCTGACCGCCGCGCTCCTCACCGAAGCGCTCAAGGACCGGCTCGCCGAGCCCGGCGGCCGCGTGCTCTTCCTCAGTTCCATCGCCGCCTACCGCGGTTCGGGCACCGGCGCCTACGCGGCGGCCAAGGCGGGGCTGCATCCGTACGCGCACGACCTGGCCCGCGAGTTGGGCCCGCGCGGCATCACCGTGAACGTGGTCGCGCCGGGGTACATCGAGGACACCGAGTTCTTCGGCGACACCATGGACGAGGCCCGGCGGGCGCGGCTCATCGCCGACACGGTGACCGGCCGCGCCGGGATACCAGGAGACGTGGCCGCGACCCTGCACTGGCTGGCCTCGCCCGGCGCCGGGCACGTCACCTCGCAGGTGATCCAGGTCAACGGCGGAGCGGAGCGCGGAAACTGA
- a CDS encoding Na+/H+ antiporter: MDQLALLFVLLLGALVSVPVGDRFGVPAPVLMTVFGGVLAVADFVPNVDIPPDLILPGLLPPLLYAAVRRTSWRQFAANLRPIFLLAVALVFVTTVCVAFVANAIVPGLPIAAAIALGALIAPPDPVAATSVAGQLGLPRRLVSILEGEGLFNDVTAIVLYHVAIAAAVSGSFSVWRAGLDLVLSAVVAVVVGLVLGWGANRLMDLLGDPTLQIGMTLLVPYASYVLAEKLHGSGVLAVLTTALFLAEYATGADDVMTRLAGHTFWDIIDTLVTGVAFGLIGLELHNAIRTAQGRWGELLGWAAAVVGVVIVVRLLWLLPATWLTKLLHARQDYDEEIPVSWRETVVMWWSGMRGVASVALALAIPLKTDAGSPFPDRDEIVFIAFGVIIVTLVLQGLTLPWLVKRLGVRADSEREKEFEKELALRAAKAAKRRLREIEQVEDLPEELSEQMLRRAFDIGIRISPDMGEEERREAQHQRVKRIKRIRNIQNEMLSAARHEVLAARSEPGADPEIVDRVLRHLDVRSLR, encoded by the coding sequence GTGGACCAGTTGGCCCTGCTGTTCGTCCTGCTGCTCGGGGCCCTGGTGAGCGTCCCGGTGGGGGACCGGTTCGGGGTGCCGGCGCCGGTGCTGATGACGGTGTTCGGCGGGGTCCTCGCGGTGGCCGACTTCGTGCCCAATGTCGACATCCCGCCGGACCTGATCCTGCCCGGTCTGCTTCCGCCGCTGCTCTACGCCGCCGTACGGCGCACCTCCTGGCGGCAGTTCGCGGCCAACCTCCGCCCGATCTTCCTGCTGGCCGTCGCCCTGGTGTTCGTGACGACGGTGTGCGTGGCGTTCGTCGCCAACGCCATCGTGCCGGGGCTGCCGATCGCCGCCGCCATCGCGCTCGGCGCGCTGATCGCCCCGCCCGACCCGGTCGCCGCGACCAGCGTCGCCGGGCAGCTCGGGCTGCCGCGCCGTCTGGTGTCGATCCTGGAGGGCGAGGGGCTCTTCAACGACGTCACGGCCATCGTGCTGTACCACGTGGCCATCGCCGCGGCGGTGAGCGGCTCGTTCTCGGTGTGGCGGGCCGGACTCGACCTGGTGCTTTCGGCCGTCGTCGCGGTGGTCGTGGGCCTGGTGCTCGGCTGGGGTGCGAACCGGCTGATGGATCTGCTGGGCGATCCGACGCTGCAGATCGGCATGACCCTGCTCGTGCCGTACGCCTCCTACGTCCTCGCGGAGAAGCTGCACGGCTCCGGCGTGCTCGCGGTGCTCACCACGGCGCTCTTCCTCGCCGAGTACGCCACCGGCGCAGACGACGTGATGACCCGGCTGGCCGGGCACACCTTCTGGGACATCATCGACACCCTCGTCACGGGCGTCGCCTTCGGGCTGATCGGCCTCGAACTGCACAACGCCATCCGCACGGCCCAGGGGCGCTGGGGCGAGCTGCTCGGCTGGGCCGCCGCCGTAGTGGGCGTGGTGATCGTCGTACGGCTGCTGTGGCTGCTGCCCGCGACCTGGCTGACCAAGCTGCTGCACGCGCGGCAGGACTACGACGAGGAGATCCCGGTCAGCTGGCGGGAGACCGTCGTGATGTGGTGGTCCGGGATGCGCGGGGTGGCCTCGGTGGCGCTCGCGCTGGCCATCCCGCTGAAGACCGACGCCGGCTCGCCGTTTCCCGACCGGGACGAGATCGTCTTCATCGCCTTCGGGGTCATCATCGTCACCCTGGTCCTGCAGGGGCTGACGCTGCCGTGGCTGGTGAAGCGGCTCGGGGTGCGGGCCGACTCCGAGCGGGAGAAGGAGTTCGAGAAGGAGCTGGCGCTGCGGGCCGCGAAGGCGGCCAAGCGCAGACTGCGGGAGATCGAGCAGGTGGAGGACCTGCCCGAGGAACTGTCCGAGCAGATGCTGCGGCGCGCCTTCGACATCGGGATCCGCATCAGCCCCGACATGGGCGAGGAGGAGCGGCGGGAGGCGCAGCACCAGCGGGTCAAGCGGATCAAGCGGATCCGCAACATCCAGAACGAGATGCTGAGCGCGGCCCGGCACGAGGTGCTGGCGGCACGGAGCGAGCCGGGAGCCGATCCGGAGATCGTGGACCGGGTGCTCCGGCATCTCGACGTGCGCAGTCTGCGGTGA